The Anopheles coluzzii chromosome 2, AcolN3, whole genome shotgun sequence genome window below encodes:
- the LOC120961601 gene encoding homeobox protein abdominal-A homolog isoform X3, giving the protein MSKFIIDSMLPKYAQFQPFISSQISSQSISNSNSTVSQTPNSEGSPLTTGSEDSPNSPPTSKMYPFVSNHPTTHTSYSTMPGFSGLDDKSCSSRYTDSVMNSYPPMGVPGSASIAQFYQQAAAVSAASAGVGVDSLGSACSQLSSSVGGAQSGLPDITRHPWLVTASQSALQKFASTDWMSNPFDRVVCGDFAGPNGCPRRRGRQTYTRFQTLELEKEFHFNHYLTRRRRIEIAHALCLTERQIKIWFQNRRMKLKKELRAVKEINEQARREREEQDKMKNESLKSAQQHHSQKQAQQEHTVVGSQQTSNGGGTGGGTGGSGGAGSGGSSGNLGSHLHHPSIVSQNDLKLGLGGMGVGVGGNLSMMGGLDNKTNQDILKAHKLEYYQ; this is encoded by the exons ATGTCAAAGTTCATAATCGATAGCATGTTACCAAAATACGCTCAGTTCCAGCCGTTTATTAGCTCTCAGATTTCATCACAATCAATTTCCAACTCGAACTCGACAGTGTCGCAAACACCCAACTCGGAAGGCAGTCCATTGACTACTGGTAGTGAGGACAGCCCAAATTCACCACCAACCAGCAAAATGTATCCATTTGTTTCCAATCATCCGACTACACACACTAGCTACTCGACCATGCCAGGATTCTCTGGTTTAGATGATAAATCGTGCAG TAGTAGGTATACCGATAGTGTAATGAATAGCTATCCTCCGATGGGAGTCCCTGGTAGCGCCAGTATTGCACAGTTTTACCAACAGGCAGCTGCGGTTTCTGCCGCGTCGGCAGGAGTCGGCGTTGACTCGTTGGGGTCAGCTTGTTCCCAACTTTCTTCATCCGTCGGTGGTGCGCAGTCTGGTCTGCCTGATATAACCCGTCATCCTTGGCTGGTTACTG CATCGCAATCAGCTCTTCAGAAGTTTGCCAGTACAG ATTGGATGAGCAATCCTTTTGATCGGGTAGTCTGCGGCGATTTTGCAG GACCTAACGGATGTCCACGCCGGCGCGGTCGTCAAACCTACACTCGGTTTCAGACGCTTGAACTTGAGAAGGAATTCCATTTCAACCATTATCTAACCCGCCGACGAAGAATCGAAATTGCGCATGCCCTCTGTTTAACAGAGCGACAGATAAAAATCTGGTTTCAAAACCGTCGAATGAAATTAAAGAAAGAACTTCGTGCAGTCAAGGAAATCAACGAACAG GCTCGCCGCGAGCGTGAGGAACAAGACAAAATGAAGAACGAATCGCTAAAATCCGCCCAACAGCATCACAGCCAAAAACAGGCTCAACAAGAACACACGGTTGTTGGCTCTCAACAAACCAGTAACGGGGGTGGAACTGGTGGAGGAACTGGTGGAAGTGGTGGTGCAGGAAGCGGTGGTAGTTCTGGAAACCTTGGAAGCCACCTGCATCATCCTTCAATCGTTTCGCAAAATGATCTGAAACTTGGGCTTGGTGGAATGGGAGTCGGAGTTGGAGGAAATCTCAGTATGATGGGAGGTCTGGATAATAAAACGAATCAAGACATCCTTAAAGCA CACAAACTTGAATACTACCAATGA
- the LOC120961601 gene encoding homeobox protein abdominal-A homolog isoform X6, whose amino-acid sequence MSKFIIDSMLPKYAQFQPFISSQISSQSISNSNSTVSQTPNSEGSPLTTGSEDSPNSPPTSKMYPFVSNHPTTHTSYSTMPGFSGLDDKSCSSRYTDSVMNSYPPMGVPGSASIAQFYQQAAAVSAASAGVGVDSLGSACSQLSSSVGGAQSGLPDITRHPWLVTASQSALQKFASTDWMSNPFDRVVCGDFAGPNGCPRRRGRQTYTRFQTLELEKEFHFNHYLTRRRRIEIAHALCLTERQIKIWFQNRRMKLKKELRAVKEINEQARREREEQDKMKNESLKSAQQHHSQKQAQQEHTVVGSQQTSNGGGTGGGTGGSGGAGSGGSSGNLGSHLHHPSIVSQNDLKLGLGGMGVGVGGNLSMMGAQT is encoded by the exons ATGTCAAAGTTCATAATCGATAGCATGTTACCAAAATACGCTCAGTTCCAGCCGTTTATTAGCTCTCAGATTTCATCACAATCAATTTCCAACTCGAACTCGACAGTGTCGCAAACACCCAACTCGGAAGGCAGTCCATTGACTACTGGTAGTGAGGACAGCCCAAATTCACCACCAACCAGCAAAATGTATCCATTTGTTTCCAATCATCCGACTACACACACTAGCTACTCGACCATGCCAGGATTCTCTGGTTTAGATGATAAATCGTGCAG TAGTAGGTATACCGATAGTGTAATGAATAGCTATCCTCCGATGGGAGTCCCTGGTAGCGCCAGTATTGCACAGTTTTACCAACAGGCAGCTGCGGTTTCTGCCGCGTCGGCAGGAGTCGGCGTTGACTCGTTGGGGTCAGCTTGTTCCCAACTTTCTTCATCCGTCGGTGGTGCGCAGTCTGGTCTGCCTGATATAACCCGTCATCCTTGGCTGGTTACTG CATCGCAATCAGCTCTTCAGAAGTTTGCCAGTACAG ATTGGATGAGCAATCCTTTTGATCGGGTAGTCTGCGGCGATTTTGCAG GACCTAACGGATGTCCACGCCGGCGCGGTCGTCAAACCTACACTCGGTTTCAGACGCTTGAACTTGAGAAGGAATTCCATTTCAACCATTATCTAACCCGCCGACGAAGAATCGAAATTGCGCATGCCCTCTGTTTAACAGAGCGACAGATAAAAATCTGGTTTCAAAACCGTCGAATGAAATTAAAGAAAGAACTTCGTGCAGTCAAGGAAATCAACGAACAG GCTCGCCGCGAGCGTGAGGAACAAGACAAAATGAAGAACGAATCGCTAAAATCCGCCCAACAGCATCACAGCCAAAAACAGGCTCAACAAGAACACACGGTTGTTGGCTCTCAACAAACCAGTAACGGGGGTGGAACTGGTGGAGGAACTGGTGGAAGTGGTGGTGCAGGAAGCGGTGGTAGTTCTGGAAACCTTGGAAGCCACCTGCATCATCCTTCAATCGTTTCGCAAAATGATCTGAAACTTGGGCTTGGTGGAATGGGAGTCGGAGTTGGAGGAAATCTCAGTATGATGGGAG CACAAACTTGA
- the LOC120961601 gene encoding homeobox protein abdominal-A homolog isoform X1, with amino-acid sequence MSKFIIDSMLPKYAQFQPFISSQISSQSISNSNSTVSQTPNSEGSPLTTGSEDSPNSPPTSKMYPFVSNHPTTHTSYSTMPGFSGLDDKSCSSRYTDSVMNSYPPMGVPGSASIAQFYQQAAAVSAASAGVGVDSLGSACSQLSSSVGGAQSGLPDITRHPWLVTASQSALQKFASTDWMSNPFDRVVCGDFAGPNGCPRRRGRQTYTRFQTLELEKEFHFNHYLTRRRRIEIAHALCLTERQIKIWFQNRRMKLKKELRAVKEINEQARREREEQDKMKNESLKSAQQHHSQKQAQQEHTVVGSQQTSNGGGTGGGTGGSGGAGSGGSSGNLGSHLHHPSIVSQNDLKLGLGGMGVGVGGNLSMMGGLDNKTNQDILKAVMQHNKRWD; translated from the exons ATGTCAAAGTTCATAATCGATAGCATGTTACCAAAATACGCTCAGTTCCAGCCGTTTATTAGCTCTCAGATTTCATCACAATCAATTTCCAACTCGAACTCGACAGTGTCGCAAACACCCAACTCGGAAGGCAGTCCATTGACTACTGGTAGTGAGGACAGCCCAAATTCACCACCAACCAGCAAAATGTATCCATTTGTTTCCAATCATCCGACTACACACACTAGCTACTCGACCATGCCAGGATTCTCTGGTTTAGATGATAAATCGTGCAG TAGTAGGTATACCGATAGTGTAATGAATAGCTATCCTCCGATGGGAGTCCCTGGTAGCGCCAGTATTGCACAGTTTTACCAACAGGCAGCTGCGGTTTCTGCCGCGTCGGCAGGAGTCGGCGTTGACTCGTTGGGGTCAGCTTGTTCCCAACTTTCTTCATCCGTCGGTGGTGCGCAGTCTGGTCTGCCTGATATAACCCGTCATCCTTGGCTGGTTACTG CATCGCAATCAGCTCTTCAGAAGTTTGCCAGTACAG ATTGGATGAGCAATCCTTTTGATCGGGTAGTCTGCGGCGATTTTGCAG GACCTAACGGATGTCCACGCCGGCGCGGTCGTCAAACCTACACTCGGTTTCAGACGCTTGAACTTGAGAAGGAATTCCATTTCAACCATTATCTAACCCGCCGACGAAGAATCGAAATTGCGCATGCCCTCTGTTTAACAGAGCGACAGATAAAAATCTGGTTTCAAAACCGTCGAATGAAATTAAAGAAAGAACTTCGTGCAGTCAAGGAAATCAACGAACAG GCTCGCCGCGAGCGTGAGGAACAAGACAAAATGAAGAACGAATCGCTAAAATCCGCCCAACAGCATCACAGCCAAAAACAGGCTCAACAAGAACACACGGTTGTTGGCTCTCAACAAACCAGTAACGGGGGTGGAACTGGTGGAGGAACTGGTGGAAGTGGTGGTGCAGGAAGCGGTGGTAGTTCTGGAAACCTTGGAAGCCACCTGCATCATCCTTCAATCGTTTCGCAAAATGATCTGAAACTTGGGCTTGGTGGAATGGGAGTCGGAGTTGGAGGAAATCTCAGTATGATGGGAGGTCTGGATAATAAAACGAATCAAGACATCCTTAAAGCA GTTATGCAACATAACAAACGATGGGATTAG
- the LOC120961601 gene encoding homeobox protein abdominal-A homolog isoform X5 has product MSKFIIDSMLPKYAQFQPFISSQISSQSISNSNSTVSQTPNSEGSPLTTGSEDSPNSPPTSKMYPFVSNHPTTHTSYSTMPGFSGLDDKSCSRYTDSVMNSYPPMGVPGSASIAQFYQQAAAVSAASAGVGVDSLGSACSQLSSSVGGAQSGLPDITRHPWLVTDWMSNPFDRVVCGDFAGPNGCPRRRGRQTYTRFQTLELEKEFHFNHYLTRRRRIEIAHALCLTERQIKIWFQNRRMKLKKELRAVKEINEQARREREEQDKMKNESLKSAQQHHSQKQAQQEHTVVGSQQTSNGGGTGGGTGGSGGAGSGGSSGNLGSHLHHPSIVSQNDLKLGLGGMGVGVGGNLSMMGGLDNKTNQDILKAVMQHNKRWD; this is encoded by the exons ATGTCAAAGTTCATAATCGATAGCATGTTACCAAAATACGCTCAGTTCCAGCCGTTTATTAGCTCTCAGATTTCATCACAATCAATTTCCAACTCGAACTCGACAGTGTCGCAAACACCCAACTCGGAAGGCAGTCCATTGACTACTGGTAGTGAGGACAGCCCAAATTCACCACCAACCAGCAAAATGTATCCATTTGTTTCCAATCATCCGACTACACACACTAGCTACTCGACCATGCCAGGATTCTCTGGTTTAGATGATAAATCGTGCAG TAGGTATACCGATAGTGTAATGAATAGCTATCCTCCGATGGGAGTCCCTGGTAGCGCCAGTATTGCACAGTTTTACCAACAGGCAGCTGCGGTTTCTGCCGCGTCGGCAGGAGTCGGCGTTGACTCGTTGGGGTCAGCTTGTTCCCAACTTTCTTCATCCGTCGGTGGTGCGCAGTCTGGTCTGCCTGATATAACCCGTCATCCTTGGCTGGTTACTG ATTGGATGAGCAATCCTTTTGATCGGGTAGTCTGCGGCGATTTTGCAG GACCTAACGGATGTCCACGCCGGCGCGGTCGTCAAACCTACACTCGGTTTCAGACGCTTGAACTTGAGAAGGAATTCCATTTCAACCATTATCTAACCCGCCGACGAAGAATCGAAATTGCGCATGCCCTCTGTTTAACAGAGCGACAGATAAAAATCTGGTTTCAAAACCGTCGAATGAAATTAAAGAAAGAACTTCGTGCAGTCAAGGAAATCAACGAACAG GCTCGCCGCGAGCGTGAGGAACAAGACAAAATGAAGAACGAATCGCTAAAATCCGCCCAACAGCATCACAGCCAAAAACAGGCTCAACAAGAACACACGGTTGTTGGCTCTCAACAAACCAGTAACGGGGGTGGAACTGGTGGAGGAACTGGTGGAAGTGGTGGTGCAGGAAGCGGTGGTAGTTCTGGAAACCTTGGAAGCCACCTGCATCATCCTTCAATCGTTTCGCAAAATGATCTGAAACTTGGGCTTGGTGGAATGGGAGTCGGAGTTGGAGGAAATCTCAGTATGATGGGAGGTCTGGATAATAAAACGAATCAAGACATCCTTAAAGCA GTTATGCAACATAACAAACGATGGGATTAG
- the LOC120961601 gene encoding homeobox protein abdominal-A homolog isoform X2, whose protein sequence is MSKFIIDSMLPKYAQFQPFISSQISSQSISNSNSTVSQTPNSEGSPLTTGSEDSPNSPPTSKMYPFVSNHPTTHTSYSTMPGFSGLDDKSCSRYTDSVMNSYPPMGVPGSASIAQFYQQAAAVSAASAGVGVDSLGSACSQLSSSVGGAQSGLPDITRHPWLVTASQSALQKFASTDWMSNPFDRVVCGDFAGPNGCPRRRGRQTYTRFQTLELEKEFHFNHYLTRRRRIEIAHALCLTERQIKIWFQNRRMKLKKELRAVKEINEQARREREEQDKMKNESLKSAQQHHSQKQAQQEHTVVGSQQTSNGGGTGGGTGGSGGAGSGGSSGNLGSHLHHPSIVSQNDLKLGLGGMGVGVGGNLSMMGGLDNKTNQDILKAVMQHNKRWD, encoded by the exons ATGTCAAAGTTCATAATCGATAGCATGTTACCAAAATACGCTCAGTTCCAGCCGTTTATTAGCTCTCAGATTTCATCACAATCAATTTCCAACTCGAACTCGACAGTGTCGCAAACACCCAACTCGGAAGGCAGTCCATTGACTACTGGTAGTGAGGACAGCCCAAATTCACCACCAACCAGCAAAATGTATCCATTTGTTTCCAATCATCCGACTACACACACTAGCTACTCGACCATGCCAGGATTCTCTGGTTTAGATGATAAATCGTGCAG TAGGTATACCGATAGTGTAATGAATAGCTATCCTCCGATGGGAGTCCCTGGTAGCGCCAGTATTGCACAGTTTTACCAACAGGCAGCTGCGGTTTCTGCCGCGTCGGCAGGAGTCGGCGTTGACTCGTTGGGGTCAGCTTGTTCCCAACTTTCTTCATCCGTCGGTGGTGCGCAGTCTGGTCTGCCTGATATAACCCGTCATCCTTGGCTGGTTACTG CATCGCAATCAGCTCTTCAGAAGTTTGCCAGTACAG ATTGGATGAGCAATCCTTTTGATCGGGTAGTCTGCGGCGATTTTGCAG GACCTAACGGATGTCCACGCCGGCGCGGTCGTCAAACCTACACTCGGTTTCAGACGCTTGAACTTGAGAAGGAATTCCATTTCAACCATTATCTAACCCGCCGACGAAGAATCGAAATTGCGCATGCCCTCTGTTTAACAGAGCGACAGATAAAAATCTGGTTTCAAAACCGTCGAATGAAATTAAAGAAAGAACTTCGTGCAGTCAAGGAAATCAACGAACAG GCTCGCCGCGAGCGTGAGGAACAAGACAAAATGAAGAACGAATCGCTAAAATCCGCCCAACAGCATCACAGCCAAAAACAGGCTCAACAAGAACACACGGTTGTTGGCTCTCAACAAACCAGTAACGGGGGTGGAACTGGTGGAGGAACTGGTGGAAGTGGTGGTGCAGGAAGCGGTGGTAGTTCTGGAAACCTTGGAAGCCACCTGCATCATCCTTCAATCGTTTCGCAAAATGATCTGAAACTTGGGCTTGGTGGAATGGGAGTCGGAGTTGGAGGAAATCTCAGTATGATGGGAGGTCTGGATAATAAAACGAATCAAGACATCCTTAAAGCA GTTATGCAACATAACAAACGATGGGATTAG
- the LOC120961601 gene encoding homeobox protein abdominal-A homolog isoform X4: MSKFIIDSMLPKYAQFQPFISSQISSQSISNSNSTVSQTPNSEGSPLTTGSEDSPNSPPTSKMYPFVSNHPTTHTSYSTMPGFSGLDDKSCSSRYTDSVMNSYPPMGVPGSASIAQFYQQAAAVSAASAGVGVDSLGSACSQLSSSVGGAQSGLPDITRHPWLVTDWMSNPFDRVVCGDFAGPNGCPRRRGRQTYTRFQTLELEKEFHFNHYLTRRRRIEIAHALCLTERQIKIWFQNRRMKLKKELRAVKEINEQARREREEQDKMKNESLKSAQQHHSQKQAQQEHTVVGSQQTSNGGGTGGGTGGSGGAGSGGSSGNLGSHLHHPSIVSQNDLKLGLGGMGVGVGGNLSMMGGLDNKTNQDILKAVMQHNKRWD, translated from the exons ATGTCAAAGTTCATAATCGATAGCATGTTACCAAAATACGCTCAGTTCCAGCCGTTTATTAGCTCTCAGATTTCATCACAATCAATTTCCAACTCGAACTCGACAGTGTCGCAAACACCCAACTCGGAAGGCAGTCCATTGACTACTGGTAGTGAGGACAGCCCAAATTCACCACCAACCAGCAAAATGTATCCATTTGTTTCCAATCATCCGACTACACACACTAGCTACTCGACCATGCCAGGATTCTCTGGTTTAGATGATAAATCGTGCAG TAGTAGGTATACCGATAGTGTAATGAATAGCTATCCTCCGATGGGAGTCCCTGGTAGCGCCAGTATTGCACAGTTTTACCAACAGGCAGCTGCGGTTTCTGCCGCGTCGGCAGGAGTCGGCGTTGACTCGTTGGGGTCAGCTTGTTCCCAACTTTCTTCATCCGTCGGTGGTGCGCAGTCTGGTCTGCCTGATATAACCCGTCATCCTTGGCTGGTTACTG ATTGGATGAGCAATCCTTTTGATCGGGTAGTCTGCGGCGATTTTGCAG GACCTAACGGATGTCCACGCCGGCGCGGTCGTCAAACCTACACTCGGTTTCAGACGCTTGAACTTGAGAAGGAATTCCATTTCAACCATTATCTAACCCGCCGACGAAGAATCGAAATTGCGCATGCCCTCTGTTTAACAGAGCGACAGATAAAAATCTGGTTTCAAAACCGTCGAATGAAATTAAAGAAAGAACTTCGTGCAGTCAAGGAAATCAACGAACAG GCTCGCCGCGAGCGTGAGGAACAAGACAAAATGAAGAACGAATCGCTAAAATCCGCCCAACAGCATCACAGCCAAAAACAGGCTCAACAAGAACACACGGTTGTTGGCTCTCAACAAACCAGTAACGGGGGTGGAACTGGTGGAGGAACTGGTGGAAGTGGTGGTGCAGGAAGCGGTGGTAGTTCTGGAAACCTTGGAAGCCACCTGCATCATCCTTCAATCGTTTCGCAAAATGATCTGAAACTTGGGCTTGGTGGAATGGGAGTCGGAGTTGGAGGAAATCTCAGTATGATGGGAGGTCTGGATAATAAAACGAATCAAGACATCCTTAAAGCA GTTATGCAACATAACAAACGATGGGATTAG
- the LOC120961601 gene encoding homeobox protein abdominal-A homolog isoform X7 yields the protein MYPFVSNHPTTHTSYSTMPGFSGLDDKSCSSRYTDSVMNSYPPMGVPGSASIAQFYQQAAAVSAASAGVGVDSLGSACSQLSSSVGGAQSGLPDITRHPWLVTASQSALQKFASTDWMSNPFDRVVCGDFAGPNGCPRRRGRQTYTRFQTLELEKEFHFNHYLTRRRRIEIAHALCLTERQIKIWFQNRRMKLKKELRAVKEINEQARREREEQDKMKNESLKSAQQHHSQKQAQQEHTVVGSQQTSNGGGTGGGTGGSGGAGSGGSSGNLGSHLHHPSIVSQNDLKLGLGGMGVGVGGNLSMMGGLDNKTNQDILKAVMQHNKRWD from the exons ATGTATCCATTTGTTTCCAATCATCCGACTACACACACTAGCTACTCGACCATGCCAGGATTCTCTGGTTTAGATGATAAATCGTGCAG TAGTAGGTATACCGATAGTGTAATGAATAGCTATCCTCCGATGGGAGTCCCTGGTAGCGCCAGTATTGCACAGTTTTACCAACAGGCAGCTGCGGTTTCTGCCGCGTCGGCAGGAGTCGGCGTTGACTCGTTGGGGTCAGCTTGTTCCCAACTTTCTTCATCCGTCGGTGGTGCGCAGTCTGGTCTGCCTGATATAACCCGTCATCCTTGGCTGGTTACTG CATCGCAATCAGCTCTTCAGAAGTTTGCCAGTACAG ATTGGATGAGCAATCCTTTTGATCGGGTAGTCTGCGGCGATTTTGCAG GACCTAACGGATGTCCACGCCGGCGCGGTCGTCAAACCTACACTCGGTTTCAGACGCTTGAACTTGAGAAGGAATTCCATTTCAACCATTATCTAACCCGCCGACGAAGAATCGAAATTGCGCATGCCCTCTGTTTAACAGAGCGACAGATAAAAATCTGGTTTCAAAACCGTCGAATGAAATTAAAGAAAGAACTTCGTGCAGTCAAGGAAATCAACGAACAG GCTCGCCGCGAGCGTGAGGAACAAGACAAAATGAAGAACGAATCGCTAAAATCCGCCCAACAGCATCACAGCCAAAAACAGGCTCAACAAGAACACACGGTTGTTGGCTCTCAACAAACCAGTAACGGGGGTGGAACTGGTGGAGGAACTGGTGGAAGTGGTGGTGCAGGAAGCGGTGGTAGTTCTGGAAACCTTGGAAGCCACCTGCATCATCCTTCAATCGTTTCGCAAAATGATCTGAAACTTGGGCTTGGTGGAATGGGAGTCGGAGTTGGAGGAAATCTCAGTATGATGGGAGGTCTGGATAATAAAACGAATCAAGACATCCTTAAAGCA GTTATGCAACATAACAAACGATGGGATTAG